A window of the Pseudomonas sp. B21_DOA genome harbors these coding sequences:
- a CDS encoding LysR family transcriptional regulator has protein sequence MIKELKTLIAVAREGTFAAAGNKIGLTQAAVSAQIQRLEAELGFEIFDRKGRSAHLNKMGHQILLQAQELLRLYDNLGSTTPGEPPSVLVNIGAIASVQRSYLPDALAKFHKQCPQCRTRVIPGLSMEMVNLVDAGEIDMAVIIRPPFSLQSDLRWTTLALEPYRLIVPRDLEGEDWSEMLSSQPFIRYDRSSFGGRQVDRFLRQMHFTLQEVCELDELEAIIKLVEKGVGIALVPQTEFQQEWPAGVRAIDLGQHTFHRDIGLVHRSRQSFTEPVRILAQLISDQVTAISK, from the coding sequence ATGATCAAAGAACTGAAGACACTCATTGCTGTGGCGCGGGAAGGCACATTCGCCGCTGCTGGCAACAAGATCGGCCTGACTCAGGCCGCTGTGAGCGCGCAAATCCAGCGCCTGGAAGCCGAGCTCGGGTTCGAAATTTTCGACAGGAAAGGACGCTCTGCCCATCTCAACAAAATGGGCCACCAGATACTTCTGCAGGCGCAGGAGCTGCTGAGACTTTATGACAATCTGGGCTCTACAACGCCGGGCGAGCCTCCCAGCGTGCTGGTCAACATCGGTGCGATCGCGTCCGTGCAGCGCTCCTATTTGCCCGATGCGCTTGCGAAGTTTCACAAACAGTGTCCGCAGTGCCGCACACGTGTCATACCAGGCCTTTCAATGGAGATGGTGAACCTCGTCGACGCCGGCGAGATCGACATGGCCGTCATCATTCGCCCGCCCTTCTCCCTCCAAAGTGACCTGCGCTGGACGACATTGGCGCTAGAGCCCTACCGACTGATCGTGCCACGTGACCTAGAGGGAGAAGACTGGTCAGAAATGCTGTCCAGCCAGCCATTCATTCGCTATGACCGATCATCCTTCGGCGGCAGGCAGGTCGATCGTTTCCTGCGGCAGATGCATTTCACCTTGCAGGAAGTTTGCGAACTGGATGAACTGGAGGCCATCATCAAGCTGGTTGAAAAAGGTGTAGGCATAGCGCTGGTGCCACAGACGGAATTCCAGCAGGAATGGCCCGCAGGCGTACGAGCGATCGATTTGGGACAACACACCTTTCACCGGGATATCGGGCTGGTGCATAGGTCTCGACAGAGTTTTACGGAGCCTGTGCGAATTTTGGCTCAGCTTATTAGTGATCAGGTAACAGCAATCTCCAAATAA
- a CDS encoding VOC family protein: MSLSPFHLAIPVYDLAAARTFYGEVFGLEEGRSSTQWVDFDFYGHQLVIHEHPITASQESVHSNPVDGHDVPVPHFGIILGWEQWEALAERLKSFGTEFVIEPYIRFKGQVGEQATMFLFDPCGNALEFKAFKDMSQLFAR; encoded by the coding sequence ATGAGCCTCTCGCCATTCCACCTCGCAATCCCTGTTTACGACCTGGCTGCAGCTCGCACCTTTTACGGTGAGGTTTTTGGTCTTGAAGAAGGGCGCTCCAGCACGCAGTGGGTAGATTTCGATTTTTATGGTCACCAACTGGTGATTCACGAACATCCAATAACCGCTTCGCAGGAAAGCGTGCATAGCAATCCAGTTGACGGACACGATGTTCCAGTTCCGCACTTCGGCATCATTTTAGGTTGGGAACAGTGGGAAGCACTCGCCGAACGCCTGAAGTCGTTTGGTACTGAATTCGTGATTGAGCCGTACATTCGTTTCAAAGGCCAAGTGGGCGAGCAAGCCACCATGTTTTTGTTTGATCCGTGCGGCAACGCTCTTGAGTTCAAGGCTTTCAAGGATATGAGCCAGCTCTTCGCCAGATAA
- a CDS encoding cation:dicarboxylase symporter family transporter — MKRIPLVWQIVAGLLLGVLVGWYFNTHPHYQTWVSSEILKPLGDIFIKMMKMVVVPIVFCCMILGIAGGGDNKSFGRMGIKSLGYFFAITALAIVIGLCFANVFEPGTGTDISGISHGTASIALEPSKGALVILQNIVPDNVLVAMSEAKLLSVLFFAVLLGLALNALPEDKSAPFIAMIQSLSDAMFKVVSIVMAYAPIGVFGMIGATVATFGFASLLPLLKLIGVVYLALIVFALVILGGICYLIGENIFKLIRYFRNELILAFSSAASAAVMPQLMTRLENYGVPRRIVSFVVPVGYAFNLDGASIFLGVATIFVAQLYGIDLTLSQQILLVVTMVLTSKGAAGVPGFAIIILSATLASAGLPLEGVALIAGIFRIIDSGTTTLNVLGNAIAPLVIAKWERVQLEPARAQPASSV, encoded by the coding sequence ATGAAACGTATTCCCTTGGTGTGGCAAATCGTTGCCGGGCTGTTGCTTGGCGTGCTTGTCGGTTGGTACTTCAATACGCATCCGCATTATCAGACATGGGTGAGTTCGGAGATCCTCAAACCGCTCGGAGATATCTTCATCAAGATGATGAAGATGGTGGTTGTACCGATTGTGTTCTGTTGCATGATTCTGGGCATCGCAGGCGGTGGCGATAACAAATCGTTTGGCCGCATGGGGATAAAATCGCTGGGCTACTTTTTTGCAATTACGGCCTTGGCCATTGTCATCGGCTTATGTTTTGCCAACGTCTTCGAGCCGGGTACGGGCACCGACATTTCCGGTATTTCGCACGGTACCGCATCGATCGCTCTGGAGCCGTCCAAAGGCGCATTAGTAATCTTGCAGAACATCGTCCCTGACAATGTGCTGGTTGCCATGTCAGAAGCGAAGTTGCTGTCAGTACTGTTTTTTGCAGTGTTGCTGGGCCTGGCATTGAATGCTCTACCCGAAGACAAAAGCGCACCTTTCATTGCGATGATTCAGAGCCTTTCCGATGCGATGTTCAAGGTTGTTTCAATCGTCATGGCCTACGCACCGATCGGTGTGTTTGGAATGATCGGCGCGACCGTGGCGACGTTTGGTTTCGCCTCATTGTTGCCGTTGCTCAAGCTAATAGGGGTGGTGTATTTGGCGCTGATAGTTTTCGCGTTGGTGATACTCGGCGGCATTTGCTATTTGATTGGAGAAAACATTTTCAAGTTGATCCGGTACTTTCGCAATGAGCTGATTCTGGCGTTTTCGAGTGCCGCGTCAGCCGCCGTCATGCCGCAGTTGATGACGCGATTGGAGAACTACGGTGTACCGCGTCGGATCGTCAGTTTTGTGGTGCCGGTGGGTTATGCGTTCAACCTGGATGGCGCATCGATTTTTCTCGGTGTGGCGACGATTTTCGTGGCGCAGCTCTATGGCATCGATCTGACGTTATCGCAGCAGATTCTGTTAGTGGTAACGATGGTGCTGACTTCGAAGGGCGCTGCAGGGGTGCCGGGTTTTGCCATCATCATTTTGTCCGCGACATTGGCGTCTGCCGGATTGCCACTGGAAGGCGTGGCGTTGATTGCCGGCATTTTCAGGATCATCGACAGCGGCACCACTACGCTGAATGTGCTGGGTAATGCCATCGCACCGCTGGTGATTGCGAAGTGGGAAAGGGTGCAACTGGAACCTGCGCGGGCTCAACCAGCGTCTAGCGTCTAG